One Aphelocoma coerulescens isolate FSJ_1873_10779 chromosome 6, UR_Acoe_1.0, whole genome shotgun sequence DNA window includes the following coding sequences:
- the ATOH7 gene encoding transcription factor ATOH7 isoform X1, with product MKEFWLEGRGTEFLLGNLCVCESEAASNMKTCKSSHLDSGVESDTQCRSGAGCVVKCSSERMENAAKRRLAANARERRRMQGLNTAFDRLRKVVPQWGQDKKLSKYETLQMALSYIMALTRILAEAERYSTEREWISLHCEHFHADSYHHYTAQKPAADSDPYTQRVFSYHPEHFQMAN from the exons ATGAAAGAGTTCTGGCTAGAAGGGAGAG GTACTGAATTTTTGCTAGGTAatctttgtgtgtgtgaaagTGAAGCTGCATCCAATATGAAAACCTGTAAATCCAGTCACCTGGACTCAGGTGTGGAGTCAGACACGCAGTGCCGAAGTGGAGCAGGCTGTGTTGTGAAGTGCAGCTCGGAAAGGATGGAGAACGCTGCCAAGAGAAGACTGGCTGCCAATGCCCGCGAGAGGAGACGGATGCAAGGACTGAACACAGCCTTCGATCGCTTGAGAAAGGTCGTTCCACAGTGGGGTCAAGATAAGAAGCTGTCCAAGTACGAGACCCTTCAGATGGCTCTGAGCTACATCATGGCTCTCACCAGGATCCTTGCCGAAGCTGAAAGGTACAGTACTGAGCGAGAGTGGATTAGCCTGCACTGTGAGCACTTCCATGCCGACAGCTACCACCACTACACGGCACAGAAACCGGCCGCGGACAGCGATCCTTACACACAGAGGGTGTTCAGCTACCACCCTGAACACTTCCAAATGGCTAATTAG
- the ATOH7 gene encoding transcription factor ATOH7 isoform X2 — translation MKTCKSSHLDSGVESDTQCRSGAGCVVKCSSERMENAAKRRLAANARERRRMQGLNTAFDRLRKVVPQWGQDKKLSKYETLQMALSYIMALTRILAEAERYSTEREWISLHCEHFHADSYHHYTAQKPAADSDPYTQRVFSYHPEHFQMAN, via the coding sequence ATGAAAACCTGTAAATCCAGTCACCTGGACTCAGGTGTGGAGTCAGACACGCAGTGCCGAAGTGGAGCAGGCTGTGTTGTGAAGTGCAGCTCGGAAAGGATGGAGAACGCTGCCAAGAGAAGACTGGCTGCCAATGCCCGCGAGAGGAGACGGATGCAAGGACTGAACACAGCCTTCGATCGCTTGAGAAAGGTCGTTCCACAGTGGGGTCAAGATAAGAAGCTGTCCAAGTACGAGACCCTTCAGATGGCTCTGAGCTACATCATGGCTCTCACCAGGATCCTTGCCGAAGCTGAAAGGTACAGTACTGAGCGAGAGTGGATTAGCCTGCACTGTGAGCACTTCCATGCCGACAGCTACCACCACTACACGGCACAGAAACCGGCCGCGGACAGCGATCCTTACACACAGAGGGTGTTCAGCTACCACCCTGAACACTTCCAAATGGCTAATTAG